In Notolabrus celidotus isolate fNotCel1 chromosome 22, fNotCel1.pri, whole genome shotgun sequence, the genomic stretch TGTGGCTACACTGTGAGCTGAGAATTCCTCTGTTGTCACGTCCAATCCCATCTGGCTGCAGCAAAGCATTTGTTTCAGCCTCATGGGGTTTTTCCCGTGTCTGGCTGCTACAACATATCAGCAGACTCAAAATGCCCCCGATATCAACGCACCAACTCTGTCAAGTTCCTGCTCAGAGCGGCCATCCTTTTACTGTTGCAGATGTCTTATGCAACGGTGGGAGAGTTTATTTGAGTTATGTAGAACTGGTTGataaagagggagggggagtgTTGCCTACCGTCAACAGGATTACTGGCAGTTCAAAGCCTCAGAGATCACCTCTCTTCACAGTTTGTAGTGGCCCTGAGTGCCTCCCACATCTGCACAGTACGTATTGGTACAGTTAGTGTTAGATTATGGTGGTGTTGCCAGGGTGATGGCTGTTGGGACCTATACGATGGTAGTACACTAAGAGGATTATACATTGCTTGTCTTTAGCAGCACATCAAGGGCATTTATACTGTCTCTCTGAGCTGAACTTGGCTCAACAGCTGTGCCCATCTATATTGCATACTTAGATCCATAggcagctctgatgttgctccACAAGACATCTGAGTCTAACCCTAAATAATCCAGAGCTCAGGAACGTCTAGGCCTGCTTTGGTTTTTCTCCATGTCAcgtcccccctcctcctgcgtCCCAGCATGGGTGTGTAGTGTTTATACCATTGTGCTGCGGTATGATGTATTGTTAATGACTGGTGGAGCAGCAGTAGGGAAGGACAGCAGAAGGGAAAGGTGGTGGGGCTGTAGAGGAAGTGAAAGGAGGGACGGGACGTCCTGACCTGTTGGCTCTTGTGTCAGTCAGTCTGCATCCTCCACAGCTAACCCTGAGGCTGCTATTTTAAAACCTTCCCCCCTCATCCAGCCCAGCAGCTGGACTCAGACTATTAATAGCACCACCGCTGCCCTGGGAGAAGCAAGGCTGAAGAGCGGGAGGAGCTCAGTATGTGAAAGTACGAACTCTAACttgtatacaaaataacaaaaatataggCATCAGAAACATGGGGATGTATGACGATCAGGGACTGTGTTATTGCATCAACATGAGACAGTGTCGCTTTTTTGGCTTTAGACTGAAAGTTTGACATAAAGTCAACAAATCTGAATTCTTGACTTGACCTCGACCTCTGACCAGTGGATACAAAATGACATCTCTATCTATTCTATCTCTTCCTGTTTTGCAAGTCATGTGTAATATGAGCATCGTTACATTTCCCAGCAGCACGGTAACAAATTATTCAGGGAGATGTTGAGTGTTATTTTACAGCAGCGCGCAGCGAGTCACAGCTATCACCCCCACTGTTCAAAACCTCATTGTATGACTGTAATTATCATTACTTcaggttttctttgtgtttaataTGAAGATGCAGAGTttacaatatttattttgtacatGAATCATTTATAACAGTTTTTGTCAGGGTAGCATAGCGTGGCTATTTAGACTCGTGGGTTGCTAGCTTGCGCATACCGTGTGTTGTTGACATCTTCtgggtgttgtttttatgacactAATTTGTCAGAGGGGACAGTTGAATGATCAGTAATAGCAGAGCAGAGATGTGACCAGAGAAAGCCTTTTGCCTGCATGATTCAGAACAGACTCTTGTTGTGGCTCTGTGGTTTTTTGGACCTCAACAATCCCCCTTTGTCCCACACGGGTACAAGTACCCTCTGTTACTGCTGCCTCACTGATCTTCACAACTGAGCACCCAGTCTGGCTGCACCGCACTCACAGTGCCACAGCCCCTCTTCCTGGCAGCTGAAGCGTGGCCTTgtttaactggatgttttcgtTAATCAAACAGCTCAGACACAGGATGATTAGATTTGATAGTGTGACACAGACAGCGCTGTCACTCTTCCTTATTGGTTTTGCTTTTCAAGTGTAACATCATTGAGTGACAGTTGACTCTTCCTGTCTCCCTCTGTAGATGACCCCATGTCTGGCCTGTTCAGGAAGCCAATGAATGACGATGGAGAGGTCTACACTTCCCTGCTCTCAAATCAGAGCTTCACATCTGGCCGAGAGTCCTCCTACCTGTCTGATGACCGGAAGCCCTCCTCTGGCATGGACAGCTTCTCAAGCAACACCTACAGCTTCAGCTCCAGCACCaagatgacctctgacctgatggACGACATGCCAAAAACTCTGATGGGCTCAGACAAGACAGAATCTTACAACTACATGGACATCAGCCACGGGGATGAGAATCGTGACCGGAGCGTTGGAGCTTTGCACAGCTTGGTGGACACAGGATCTTCTGGCCTCGACTCACTGGGCAGCTACATGGATAAAACTCCTGGAAAAgttgaggatgatgaggaggaagatgaaaaCCTGGGGTCAGCTCTGGGCTCCCACTCTTTCCCCTATGTGGAGGAGCCTTCTGATGAAGAGCTGTCAGACTACCGCTCCTACAGAAACCTGGGCGGCACCCCGCAGACCGCCAGCCCAGTGAAGATCACCCTGACAGAGTCGAAGCCTCCTGCCGCCAAAGCAGAGCCGCAGAAAAACCCTTCCCCTGTCAGTGGGTCAGAGCGTGAAAATGTCCTCAGTGTGGGACAGCAGGGGGTTCCAACAGTGACGCTATCGGAGCCAGAAGACGAGAGCCCTGCTTCCACTCCCAATGTTTCCCCAACACGTACGCAcagcacacacacgctcacacaatACATTTATGATCAGATGCATTAGAGGTTGATAAATCTGTCATGCAATATGCAATTTCATATAAGGACAATTAGCAATTCTGCCTTTAAAGTGGGGATGGACAACTTTAGCTTGTTAGTAAACTCAGCTACTTGGTATTATCATGATACTCTTCAACGCTGCAGCATCACCAAAAAACATTAGAATAAATGTCAGTGTCATGAATTAGAGAAAAACCTGTCAcgttaatcagtccctccaggaagttgtgatGTTGTGAATCACCCAAAACCTTTTGTCATGCCTTTATTAAGTAGatgggacagtggatagagtgggGAACTGGAAAGAGAGAGTTGGGAATGGATTTACGCAGGCTGCACTCTTCGAGGACTTTAAATCCTCCCCATCCTCTGAACATGGGGTGCACGATTATGGGGTGTACACTGAGTTAAATCAAGAGGAGGTGGACTTTAACTGGGAATTCATAACAATATTTCCAAAACTCTGTCTTCTTGTGATAATCTATCCAAACATTAGGAATGTTAGGCATCCACTTTGCCACTTCCTGGTTACTTGTGTTTTGGTCGTATGCAGCACAAACATTGTATTTCATGGCAATATACTCATTCTCTCACTACTCACTGAGTAGTGTTTTACACAGATAATAAAACCTCATAACATCGCAACTTGCATAACAGCATTTGGAAAAAAGCTGCTGAGAAATCAGGCATTTTTTCAACCTCAACAATCTCAGATACGGCCCACAAAaccctggagggactggtttgTATAGTTTCAGCTGTTGCCCTGCTCTACCTTGAAAAAGACTGTGTAGCATAGCAGTGGCAAAGAATATGATTCATAAACAAGCAAACAGTCTCAGTTATTTGTCAAATAAAACTAACTTTATTAATGACTACCAGTAGCATGAAGTATAATTTGCACGGGAAAGCCTTTGTGTTTTGAATTAAGCAAGGTGTGTTTATTAGTTTATGTTCAGTTTCTCTGAGGAAGGCTGTTATTTAACACTTAGAGTTTTTACGTCTAGCTGTTAACTTCATGTGCAGACATAGTATGATTAAATTTATTGTGTGAATAAAGACTTTAACGCCgatgtctttctgtctttctttttgagcAGAAAAAGATTTCTCTTCCCGTGACATGTACAAGGCCGATGAAGTGAAGCCAGCAGCTTCCAAAAGCACTCCCAGCACAAAGGCCGGCAGCAGGGAGCACGATGGCAGCAGCGCGGAGTCTGGAGACTCAGAGATCGAGCTGGTTTCTGAAGAGCCTCCAAAGGCCAGTAGCAACCCATTCGCCCAGGCGCCTAAAAGCAAGGGCACTTCCAACCAGCCTAACAACCCCTTTGACAATCCCCCGGTCTCCAAGGGTGGTTTTGGCCTGACTGGCAACCACGCTCCACCCACAGCCTACAGCAttctgagggaggagagagaggcagagcttGACAGTGATCTCTTCATTGAGTCTGCGTCTGAAGAGAGCCCAAAGAGAGAGCAGGGCTTCGGTGGCCCCAACAAGGGAGTCAGCCCTCCCTCTCCCCTGATTCCCAGTGCCATCCCTCCCCGCAGTCAGGCTGAGTCTGTGCCAGCCGAGCCCCTGATCCCAGAAAAGGTCAAGACCCCGgtgaaaacagaggaggatCGCCCCAGCAAGCCGAAGCCTCCAACTGCGGCCGTGCCCCCAGAGGTTCGATCGGAGAGGCCCCAACAGGAcgacatgcacaaacacaccaccGAGGGGAAAGGAGACCTTGGAAAAGCTGCTGCCTCGATCTTTCCCGAAGGCTTTGACAAACAGAAAGGTCAGTCAAAATATCCAGATTTTCTCTGAAAGAACAGTCAGTGCGTCTTTATGAAAGTAAAGTATTTTACAAAATGTGTCTGTAACTTTGCAGTTTGCAGTCATGTCACCATGTGGGCTTCTATCTTGAGTACTGGCTTTCCACAAATAGTGCTGTCATCTTGAACAGGTAGTTATGTACGTGCTGGCGTGTTCTCATAACTAAATAAAGATGCTAAGGAATCTGCTTTTCATATCAGGGTATAACTACTCCACAAAAAAAACCGAATTACAGCATACTACTCTTGAAATCCCTAacagtgcttgtgtttgtttacttccTGGTAGCTACACGCATGGTGTGCTTGgacattgttttgtttacaaGGTATAGAGGATTGCAGCGAGGGATGGGATGTTCCtctgctgagtgtgtgtctgtgctgggAGGGGTGGGAACTGCTTGTGTTAAGCTTTCCTGAGATCTGTTTCCCCCTGGTGGATGAAGTGAGAACACAAGCAGAGTGATGATGCATGGATTTGCATTCATTTGCAATTGCAAGAAGCGATTGACACTCAACAGCGTCAGTGTCTTAGCAGGAAAAATGTGTCTGTTGAGTGGGAACAGAATATCAGAGGGATAAATTGCAGATGTTGAGAATAAAAAGCTCCTCTTGCATTTTTACATCTGGCTTCTTGCATCCAGTGATTAGATAAGTCAGAAAAAGCAGCGGTGGTCAGCAGGAGTTAATGCCGTCTAAGCTGCACATTTGATGCTGGCAGGAGTATTTTGACTTCTAATGGCTGCTCTCTGTCCTTGTAAACATTGGGTTTACATAACCCTATGATGTCAAAACTGGGGCACACTCCTACTCAGGAGCTCTGAAAGGCTTCCTCTTGAATTTTGCATAGTTACAGAGCTGAAAAAAGGCACGTCTGAGAAAAAGACAGACGGACGGGTTCACTGGATCTCACAGTCTGGGATACATGCTGATTTAACAGAATGTGATGACTGATGCAGGTAAATAGTTACACATTGCACAGgtgtgataaaaacaaacacagataaaaGAGGATTCCTTGCTTTGTTTACTGTAGGAAGGTTCTGGAAATGTAAAAAGCAGGTCACATCCTTCTGTTTGtccaccactagagggcacAGTGCACCTTTGTCATCGCCGCTCTGATTAGACGAGCATAAATCGTTATCATCAGTCTGTGCACTTCCATACCAGTTGCTATGGCAACAGTGATAGGGGAGTGTTTCGGTCTGGTTCAAAGAAAACCTGTTTTTGCCTTCCACTTGGTGGATTTTGGCTCTCAAGTCTGTCACTGCTGCAGCGAGCAGAAGGTGTGAGGTGTGGCTGTCTGCAGGGGGGgcggggggcacagggggggaCAGGACCATCGGCTTTGATGGGATTAAAACAATTTCTCTGCTCAGTGCTGACACCACAGTGACGCTGCTGTTTTCCCCTCAAGCATCCTACATCActctttaagtttctttttccctctctgatCAGACACAATGTGAGAAGGAATCATGAAGCGGAGACACAACCTGAGGCGCTAAGCAAGGAGCATTATGCTGTAAACGCACAGGGTCCCCCTGTTATGAATTATTTAAGAGTGGGCACTTTGCTTCTTCAATTATCAGTGAGTCATAGTGAAAGCAGCTATTTGGATCTCTAGCTTCAACCTTAAATATTGTGCTGTGCAAATAAAGAACAGACCTGGATGTTTGCCACATCTCTCCTGAGCAGCATGGTCTCAAGTCCAGCCGTTTTCAGTGCTCACAATATTTCTGCTGCATCCTGTCAGTTGTTTAACACAGcatcagacatttaaaatacataCTGTATCTCTTAGAgtaaacagaatgaaaacatgtaGGGTAAAATTAGCCTGTATTGCTAGTTTTGGTTAATATGGTTCTATAACACTGATGAGAAACTAACCAGCTCAGATATAAACCTGAGAGTTGTGCTGGATAATATGTGACAGTGCTTTAATGTTTCTTCAAAAGCATGTGTAGGACCCTCCAACTGTTTGAACCCTGTTATTGTGCTCTGAGGCAGTCTAGGCTTTTCTTGTGAAAACTGGTGTACCCTCcctttacacaaaaaaaaaaagcttccaaCAATCACCACCCACCCTCTCATCCCTTAGGCTCTTAATCATAGCACGGATGGTTTGCTGCAGCAGCAACCGTGGTATGGTGTTTACAATTTgaccccctctccccctccccccagcacacgcacgcacgcacagacacacacatacgcacttTCCTCACTCGTTGTGTTCTAGCCAGAGCCGCTCCACAGCATCAGTCTGTGTGCTCCGCGAGCCGGCAGCACCttggaaaccttttttttcctccctccctcccttcctccctcttcgTCATCTCTGCATCCTTTTTCGACCATTCATGCCTTTCTGggatgagtgagtgagtgagttggTGCGACGAAAAAGAGggacacaaagaagaaaaaggagaccataaagagaaagaaagagaacaggGACGTAACTGATCACCAGCATGCAGGCCACTGCAGACGTGAGCAAGAAGGAAGtctcctggagcagctggaaGGGCCAGGGTACTGATGTTTACAGTGATTTACTCCTCGCTGGGTCTGTGGTTTGTGGCTGTGAGAGATGGACTGTTAGCGCTGCATGTTGGATAAACAGTCATGTCACTGTAGATGTGTATCCTTGAATTGTGTATGTGGGCTACGCATGTGTATTTGTATCATCTAAGTGTTAAGGGGGATCAAACAGCGCTGTTTACCTGCGACTCCTTTCACATGGACACGCCCTGATGACAGATGCTTtctactgcatgtgtgtgcgccccgaaaacacaaagagaggggGTGACAGACGCTGGTGGGTGTTCTGGATAACAAGCTCATACACACAGTGTGCATGTTAATATGGATGGCAGTGTTGTGCTGTGGACTAAAGCGTGCCGATGTTTTGCCCTCCCCATTTTGTAAGAGTGTAGGGGAGCATTTTAGACATGGCGTatgctctgtttttgtgttaGCGAGGCAGTCCGAGCATCCGGACAGCACTGACAGACTGTCTCCATAGTAACCAGGGCACACCCATCCTGATTACATCAGCCCTATCTCTCCGGCTGCCATGGCACCTCGCAGAGACTGGGCCGGAGGAGAGCAAACCTCCGTCTGTCTGTTTCCGTAGCGTGGAGGGCTTGAAGGAAAACGTCCAGGAGAGAAAATGGCGTCCCTTTCCTCCACAGTAGTCGTGTTCTTTTATATCTGACATCTCTGGAGAAGCGGCTCAGGAATGACAGGGCAAATGGAATCTGTCTATTGTGTCCACACAGAGGCCATCACTGTCACTGACTGCAGATGTCAGACCCCCCATCTGCCATCATTGTACCGAGTCATTATTGATTTAATGTAGCTGGAATGAATGTCAGTGACTGTAACACAAGAGCCAAATCCGTCCATGACTTTAGGCGTGTATCAAATTTAGCTGACAGAGTAACAGCAGAGGATGAAACTGATCAGATTCATTCTGCAGGTGAATGTTTCCTGTCAGCTTATTCCATGTGTTTGAATGTTAAGTCTTTGAATGTTTACGGCACTAATTACAAAACTACATTGAActgattaaaagaaaccaggATGTAAATGATCCAAAACTGGGTCATCTGCACTCTCAGGGCTTCAGatgacacacatgcatgctccAGGTCAGAAATTACTACAACACTACGACATACACCTGTGGCTTCTAATCCAGTAATCTCCTTTCTAGATGTATGATGTAATGTttcacagaaaagaaaacaggacgGAAAGCAGCTACAGAGCCAGGCTTATAAGATTCATTTACAAGTTTCTGAAAGACTAGAGGGGTAGAAAAAACGTTCTGCACTTTGGGGTGGACTCAATCTAATTGGCTGTTGTATCACATCATTATTACatccttttttaaacatgaagcTGTGATATCGTTCAGAAAAAGAGATGTTTGACCTCACACAGTTTATTCACTTGGTAAAGGGGATTTTGAAGCATCAAATAAGTTTAAAGGAGAGTCAAACTTTACAGCAAAGTTGGTTGAATGATTCAATCCTTTTCAGTATTTCAGCCTACGTCTGAGACTCAAGTCCTGAATCTCGTCTTCTGGCAGCCGAAGTCCCTTTGCATGTTTCGCTCACTCCGGCTGACGGCTTGTTTGAGGCCACAAGGATGTCTTCAGTGATTTAATGAGGTCAGGCTAAACTAGTTTCACTACagcagagggggagggagaatCATATTATTGTCACTTGTGTTAATCGCTTGCTCTGGTTTTTTTCTGGCGTACGTGTTGAATATCAGAGTTCACAATCATCGACACACAGAGTCAGGCAGGCTTGGTTTGTACTTCCTGTTGTGGGATGTAACATCCTGTGTATCTCATATTGTATCCTCAACCATAATTAAGGGTTGTCTGTTTAAGATTAACTGTTCTACACATTTGAAGCATGCCTCACTGTGAACATAAGGTTAACTTAATTTTAAACTGTTGATGTGTAAAccccttttttttcaaattaagaaCCAGGAGCTGTAAcgtacacatttgttttattctttttatccGTCTGACGTTAGAGAGAAGTTTGTTGAAAACCTTTGTTGAAGTTTGTGTCGTTAAAATACTAATTTGCATCTATTCGCTTCTTACACACAGTCTGTTACTTCCTAGACACAGACTAGACGAGTAACATGCGTTGAGTAAGACCTGCCTTTGTCCCTTTGTGCTCCCCAATAAAGGGAGCGGCTGTCTCCGTAAGTCGGGGTGTGGAGGAGACACATTATGTTCCACTGATTCCCCAGATTCAGAGCAAATGAATCTCTCTCTGTTCCCAGAGGAACGCTCTttaccctccctccctccctccctcggcccctcccttcctccctctctccatctctcagcGAGTGGTGGGGATAAAATGGAGCATGGTAACTATGGTAACTGCATCAGGCAGGTGCTCAGCAGATCCTTGCTTCGAAGCGTTGGAGCAGTAGAAAATTGATTTTCTACTACAGTTTGACGTCGTAGTGGTTGTCTTACCTTTAGCTACTGTCGTCACATGATGCATTCTTTATGCATCAGggttctggtttcatttcccACTTTTCATACGCCGTCTTTTATTTTAGTCGCTGCATGGCGGTCTTTGTTTCGTGCCAGCAGGGCTGCGCTTAAAAGCCTCAGCATAAAAGATCTCACAGAGAGagcatttgtatgtgtgttttagtctgtgtgtgtgtgtgtgtgtgtgtgtgtgtgtgtgtgtgtgtgtggtggattGCAATGTGATTCTTTGGCAACCGCACCCCATAGACGTCCCCCCTCCCCTACCCTTCCTCCGTCCCCCTGCGCAGGCAGATGCTGATTTGCTGGTGTGGCTGTGGCCCCTCCCCTCCTATGCAGGGGGGGGACTCCCCCTTCAGTGCTCTCCTTTTGTCCGTGGATAAAGCAGCTGCCTCTTTCCCTGTTCAGCCATGGGAGCCGCAGGTCAGTACATGCTTCTACTGCACTAGCTAATGCTTTCCAGTCTGCCTGCAGCCTGTGCAGCACATCACAAGGCACAGTCACTGTCGCTGGACAACACCTGTCTGTAGCAGAACTGAGTGTTGGAGTGTCTGTGTGCTGAGACAGCTGCTGTGTATGCTACctgcgcctgtgtgtgtgtgtgtgtgtgtgtgtgtgtgtgtgtgtgtgtgtgtgtgtgtgcgtgtgcgtgtgtgtgtatgtatgtgtgtgtatgtgtgtgtgtgtgtgagcatcttCATTTAAACTAGAAGCCACATGGAGAGTTTGTCATCAGTGGCAGGAAAAAATGGCTTCTGTGGGGAGTGGTGCATGAACAGCAGCTGGCACATGGATCCTGTTCTCATTGTTCTGAATGAGAAGTGTCTTTGATTTGACAGTTGGGAGGAGCAGGCACCTAGGTCAGTTAACTCCTTCAGTTACTGATAAGAAAAGtaaagatgagattttttgatTTACTGTGACTAAGATGgcgtgtctgtgtgagtgaagCTGAGATTCACTCAATCACAATGACTGTTCTTTGGCCACCAAGGTTGAGCCTGCCTTTTTGGCATCCACAGATGCCTTTTAGTGGAGAGTAAAGATGGCCGTCATCACTATGCTGCTCACGGCTCCTCGGCTAAAATTAGAGCAGGCAGGCTGGCGGACAGCTTGGAGAAGAAGAGTAAAACACCCAAGAGACCACAGCCACAATTCTCTATTCTTCAGAGGCACAAAACTTCACATTTGAACACGCAGGTTCTCTTTCGACATGACGTGGTGGATATCCAGGCAGAACCAACAGATGAACCTGAGTGGTACTTTTAGATTAgtgctggtggtggtgggggaggCAGAGGTGAAACAAGCAGCCACCAGTTCTCATGGAAACAGGGCCTGTGTTTCCAGCCGACACAGCCCACTGCCAGAGGAGGACCATGTCGGCTTCTGAAGCTGTAATGGTAGACTGGGCTAATCCTCAGTTATCACTCCTCGCTCATCTTTGCTAGTGGCTTTGAATTTCAGGCCCAAGCACCCGAAGAAGTGAGAAAGTATAAGAATAGAGGAAGATGTTCGAGCTGCTGCAGACATGTTGGTGGTTTTAGATTCCACCAGTTTGTATCTGAGAGTGTTTCACTGCATTGAAGCATCGTCATCCTTTATCTCTGCCCGTCTGGCCGTGTCACATCGAACCATTATCTCAAAACTGCTGATAAAGCTTCTAATCCTGGGACTGACTTCACAGAGCTATAGGTCAATCATTAATTCTGTTCTTTGAGGGGCGAGTGAGCGTGTACCTGCAGCGTAATGCAGCTCCCTCTCTTTGTACGTACAGCTGTTCATGTATGAGACCAGACCATGTGACACTTAGAAGTACACGTCAGGTGTAAGAACAGTCGGACAGGTCTGAGAGCGCTGTAATGCTGTAATGACTTGGACACTCGCTTGACAAGTGAGAGTCGCATACTATCTCCTGCAAAGGTCACTCTATATTAAGGAGTAAAGAAACGAAACTCCAACACCTTCACGTCACCTGGCAGCACCACAGCTCACTGTCACCAAGGAAAGAAGCTGGGTTAAAACAGGATCACGTGACAAGTGGAGCTCTCCCAGGACGTTGAGTTGTGAACAGCTTCCAGAGATTTGACCCAAATGTGTGGTGTGTAGAGCACAGACGCCAGATCCCGTTTGATAAAGAATACATCCACTGTCACCCGGGCCTGCATGTCTCACAGTGAGGGGTCAGGTCATTCTGGTTGTAGAGATCCTTACCCTGTTTGTCCTTGTTCTGTCTTCCCTCAGCGATTGACCTGCTCTACTGGAGGAATGTGAAGCAATCGGGCGCCGTGTTCAGCAGCGTGCTActgctcctcttctccctgACCCAGTTCAGTGTGGTCAGCGTTGGAGCCTACTTAGCCCTGGCAGCCCTCTCCGCCACCATCAGCTTCAGGATCTACAAGTCTGTGCTGCAGGCCGTACAGAAGACCGATGAGGGGCATCCTTTCAAGTAAGTAAAAACTGAGGACTGTTGAATGGTCTGCTTTAAAAAGGTCTGAGACGTGTACTTACCAAAATATGTTACATGTGTCAGCAGAGCCTACCTGGAGATGGAAATCGCTCTATCCCAGGACCAGATTAGCAAATACGCCGACAAAATCCTGCTGTACTCCAACACCTGTATGAAGGAGCTTCGCAGGCTGTTCCTCGTACAAGATCTGGTGGACTCTTTGAAGGTTTGCCACACTCCTACTTGTTTGCATGTTAGCATCTTTAACAAAAGGTTCTCTTCCAGCTACTTAATAAC encodes the following:
- the rtn1a gene encoding reticulon-1a isoform X2, with amino-acid sequence MSAKPGEELGSEGRWFGDDYERNGLFGNTPTRFDERRDDMKPRGGEVAEDDLDQQFHHFQDDGKRPPVAMETASTDDPMSGLFRKPMNDDGEVYTSLLSNQSFTSGRESSYLSDDRKPSSGMDSFSSNTYSFSSSTKMTSDLMDDMPKTLMGSDKTESYNYMDISHGDENRDRSVGALHSLVDTGSSGLDSLGSYMDKTPGKVEDDEEEDENLGSALGSHSFPYVEEPSDEELSDYRSYRNLGGTPQTASPVKITLTESKPPAAKAEPQKNPSPVSGSERENVLSVGQQGVPTVTLSEPEDESPASTPNVSPTQKDFSSRDMYKADEVKPAASKSTPSTKAGSREHDGSSAESGDSEIELVSEEPPKASSNPFAQAPKSKGTSNQPNNPFDNPPVSKGGFGLTGNHAPPTAYSILREEREAELDSDLFIESASEESPKREQGFGGPNKGVSPPSPLIPSAIPPRSQAESVPAEPLIPEKVKTPVKTEEDRPSKPKPPTAAVPPEVRSERPQQDDMHKHTTEGKGDLGKAAASIFPEGFDKQKAIDLLYWRNVKQSGAVFSSVLLLLFSLTQFSVVSVGAYLALAALSATISFRIYKSVLQAVQKTDEGHPFKAYLEMEIALSQDQISKYADKILLYSNTCMKELRRLFLVQDLVDSLKFAVLMWLLTYVGALFNGLTLLILAVVSMFTMPVVYEKHQAQIDQYVGLIRTQVNSVVGKIQAKIPGAKRKEE
- the rtn1a gene encoding reticulon-1a isoform X1 — its product is MSAKPGEELGSEGRWFGDDYERNGLFGNTPTRFDERRDDMKPRGGEVAEDDLDQQFHHFQDDGKRPPVAMETASTDDPMSGLFRKPMNDDGEVYTSLLSNQSFTSGRESSYLSDDRKPSSGMDSFSSNTYSFSSSTKMTSDLMDDMPKTLMGSDKTESYNYMDISHGDENRDRSVGALHSLVDTGSSGLDSLGSYMDKTPGKVEDDEEEDENLGSALGSHSFPYVEEPSDEELSDYRSYRNLGGTPQTASPVKITLTESKPPAAKAEPQKNPSPVSGSERENVLSVGQQGVPTVTLSEPEDESPASTPNVSPTQKDFSSRDMYKADEVKPAASKSTPSTKAGSREHDGSSAESGDSEIELVSEEPPKASSNPFAQAPKSKGTSNQPNNPFDNPPVSKGGFGLTGNHAPPTAYSILREEREAELDSDLFIESASEESPKREQGFGGPNKGVSPPSPLIPSAIPPRSQAESVPAEPLIPEKVKTPVKTEEDRPSKPKPPTAAVPPEVRSERPQQDDMHKHTTEGKGDLGKAAASIFPEGFDKQKAIDLLYWRNVKQSGAVFSSVLLLLFSLTQFSVVSVGAYLALAALSATISFRIYKSVLQAVQKTDEGHPFNRAYLEMEIALSQDQISKYADKILLYSNTCMKELRRLFLVQDLVDSLKFAVLMWLLTYVGALFNGLTLLILAVVSMFTMPVVYEKHQAQIDQYVGLIRTQVNSVVGKIQAKIPGAKRKEE